The following proteins are encoded in a genomic region of Lemur catta isolate mLemCat1 chromosome 10, mLemCat1.pri, whole genome shotgun sequence:
- the RANBP6 gene encoding ran-binding protein 6 isoform X2, protein MKISQDPHPRVRAAACTTLGQMATDFAPNFQKKFHETVIAALLRTMENQGNQRVQSHAASALIIFIEDCPKSLLVLYLDSMVKSLHSILVIKLQELIRNGTKLALEQLVTTIASVADTIEEKFVPYYDIFMPSLKHIVELAVQKELKLLRGKTIECISHVGLAVGKEKFMQDASNVMQLLLKTQSDLNNMEDDDPQTSYMVSAWARMCKILGKDFQQYLPLVIEPLIKTASAKPDVALLDTQDVENMSDDDGWQFVNLGDQQSFGIKTSGLEAKATACQMLVYYAKELREGFVEYTEQVVKLMVPLLKFYFHDNVRVAAAESMPFLLECAKIHGPEYLAQMWQFICDPLIKAIGTEPDTDVLSEIMNSFAKSIEVMGDGCLNDEHLEELGGILKAKLEGHFKNQELRQVKRQEENYDQQVEMSLQDEDECDVYILTKVSDILHSLFSTYKEKILPWFEQLLPLIVNLICSSRPWPDRQWGLCIFDDIIEHCSPTSFKYVEYFRWPMLLNMRDNNPEVRQAAAYGLGVMAQFGGDDYRSLCSEAVPLLVKVIKCANSKTKKNVIATENCISAIGKILKFKPNCVNVDEVLPHWLSWLPLHEDKEEAIQTLSFLCDLIESNHPVVIGPNNSNLPKIISIIAEGKINETINYEDPCAKRLANVVRQVQTSEELWLECISQLDDEQQEALQELLNFA, encoded by the exons ATGAAAATATCCCAG gATCCTCATCCAAGGGTAAGGGCTGCAGCCTGTACTACACTTGGACAGATGGCTACAGATTTTGCACctaatttccaaaagaaattcCATGAAACAGTGATTGCAGCTTTGTTACGTACCATGGAAAATCAAGGTAATCAGCGTGTGCAATCACATGCAGCTTctgctcttattatttttattgaagacTGCCCCAAGTCATTGCTAGTTCTATATTTGGATAGTATGGTGAAAAGTCTGCATTCCATCTTGGTGATTAAACTTCAAGAGTTGATTCGGAATGGAACTAAGTTGGCCTTGGAACAACTTGTGACAACCATTGCATCAGTTGCAGAtacaatagaagaaaaatttgttccatattatgatatatttatgCCCTCACTGAAGCACATTGTTGAGCTTGCCGTTCAGAAGGAACTCAAGCTTCTGAGAGGAAAAACTATTGAGTGCATTAGCCATGTTGGTCTTGCTGTTGGGAAGGAAAAATTTATGCAAGATGCATCAAATGTGATGCAGCTATTGTTGAAGACACAATCAGACTTAAATAATATGGAAGATGATGACCCTCAGACTTCTTACATGGTTTCAGCATGGGCTAGAATGTGTAAAATTCTTGGAAAAGATTTTCAACAGTACCTTCCACTGGTTATTGAGCCTCTTATTAAGACTGCTTCAGCTAAACCTGATGTTGCTCTCTTAGACACACAAGATGTGGAGAATATGAGTGATGATGATGGCTGGCAATTTGTAAATCTTGGAGACCAGCAAAGTTTTGGAATTAAAACTTCAGGACTTGAAGCGAAAGCAACTGCCTGCCAGATGTTAGTTTACTACGCTAAGGAGTTAAGGGAAGGATTTGTGGAATATACAGAACAAGTTGTGAAGCTCATGGTTCCtttactgaaattttatttccatgacAATGTTCGAGTGGCAGCAGCAGAGTCCATGCCTTTTCTCTTGGAATGTGCAAAAATTCATGGCCCAGAGTATCTTGCACAGATGTGGCAATTCATATGTGATCCCTTAATCAAGGCTATTGGTACTGAACCGGATACAGATGTACTCTCAGAAATAATGAATTCTTTTGCAAAGTCCATTGAAGTAATGGGAGATGGTTGCCTTAATGATGAACACTTGGAAGAACTGGGAGGAATACTGAAAGCAAAACTTGAAGGGCACTTTAAAAACCAAGAATTGCGACAGGttaaaagacaggaagaaaactACGATCAACAGGTTGAGATGTCTCTGCAAGATGAGGATGAATGTGATGTTTATATTCTGACCAAAGTATCAGATATTTTGCACTCATTATTTAGTACttacaaggaaaaaattttacCATGGTTTGAACAGCTACTTCCATTAATTGTAAATCTAATTTGTTCAAGTAGGCCATGGCCAGATAGACAGTGGGGATTGTGCATATTTGATGACATCATAGAGCACTGCAGTCCAACCTCATTTAAATATGTAGAATATTTTCGGTGGCCAATGCTACTTAATATGCGAGATAACAACCCTGAAGTCAGGCAAGCTGCTGCTTATGGCCTGGGTGTTATGGCACAGTTTGGTGGAGATGATTATCGTTCTTTATGTTCAGAAGCTGTTCCATTGCTGGTAAAAGTTATTAAGTGTGCAaattccaaaaccaaaaaaaatgtcATTGCTACGGAGAACTGTATCTCAGCAATAGGGAAGATTTTGAAGTTTAAGCCTAACTGTGTAAATGTAGATGAAGTTCTTCCACACTGGCTATCGTGGCTTCCGCTGCATGAAGATAAAGAGGAAGCTATTCAGACTTTGAGTTTTCTCTGTGACTTAATTGAAAGTAACCACCCAGTTGTAATTGGTCCAAATAATTCCAATCTTCCCAAAATAATCAGTATAATTGcagaaggaaaaattaatgaGACTATTAATTATGAAGATCCTTGTGCCAAACGCCTAGCTAATGTTGTACGTCAGGTACAGACTTCTGAAGAATTATGGTTGGAATGCATATCCCAACTTGACGATGAACAGCAGGAAGCCTTACAGGAGTTGCTAAATTTTGCTTGA
- the RANBP6 gene encoding ran-binding protein 6 isoform X1: MAAAASAGVPATVSEKQEFYQLLKNLINPSCMVRRQAEEIYENIPGLCKTTFLLDAVRNRRAGYEVRQMAAALLRRLLSSGFEEVYPNLPSDVQRDVKIELILAVKLETHASMRKKLCDIFAVLARNLIDEDGTNHWPEGLKFLIDSIHSKNVVLWEVALHVFWHFPGIFGNRERHDLDIIKRLLDQCIQDQEHPAIRTLSARAAAAFVLANENNIGLFKDFADLLPGILQAVNDSCYQDDDSVLESLVEIADTVPKYLGPYLEDTLQLSLKLCGDSRLSNLQRQLALEVIVTLSETATPMLKKHTNIIAQAVPHILAMMVDLQDDEDWVNADEMEEDDFDSNAVAAESALDRLACGLGGKVVLPMTKEHIMQMLQSPDWKYRHAGLMALSAIGEGCHQQMESILDETVNSVLLFLQDPHPRVRAAACTTLGQMATDFAPNFQKKFHETVIAALLRTMENQGNQRVQSHAASALIIFIEDCPKSLLVLYLDSMVKSLHSILVIKLQELIRNGTKLALEQLVTTIASVADTIEEKFVPYYDIFMPSLKHIVELAVQKELKLLRGKTIECISHVGLAVGKEKFMQDASNVMQLLLKTQSDLNNMEDDDPQTSYMVSAWARMCKILGKDFQQYLPLVIEPLIKTASAKPDVALLDTQDVENMSDDDGWQFVNLGDQQSFGIKTSGLEAKATACQMLVYYAKELREGFVEYTEQVVKLMVPLLKFYFHDNVRVAAAESMPFLLECAKIHGPEYLAQMWQFICDPLIKAIGTEPDTDVLSEIMNSFAKSIEVMGDGCLNDEHLEELGGILKAKLEGHFKNQELRQVKRQEENYDQQVEMSLQDEDECDVYILTKVSDILHSLFSTYKEKILPWFEQLLPLIVNLICSSRPWPDRQWGLCIFDDIIEHCSPTSFKYVEYFRWPMLLNMRDNNPEVRQAAAYGLGVMAQFGGDDYRSLCSEAVPLLVKVIKCANSKTKKNVIATENCISAIGKILKFKPNCVNVDEVLPHWLSWLPLHEDKEEAIQTLSFLCDLIESNHPVVIGPNNSNLPKIISIIAEGKINETINYEDPCAKRLANVVRQVQTSEELWLECISQLDDEQQEALQELLNFA, translated from the coding sequence ATGGCGGCGGCCGCGTCTGCAGGGGTGCCGGCGACTGTGTCGGAAAAGCAAGAGTTTTACCAGCTTCTGAAGAACCTAATCAATCCAAGCTGTATGGTGCGGAGGCAAGCGGAGGAAATCTATGAAAATATCCCAGGTCTGTGTAAGACTACATTCCTCTTAGATGCCGTCAGAAATAGAAGAGCAGGTTATGAGGTGAGACAAATGGCTGCCGCACTGCTACGACGGCTTTTGTCCTCTGGGTTTGAGGAGGTCTATCCAAATCTGCCTTCTGATGTGCAGAGGGATGTCAAGATTGAGCTGATACTGGCTGTTAAGTTAGAAACACATGCTAGCATGAGGAAAAAACTTTGTGATATTTTTGCGGTGCTGGCCAGGAATTTGATAGATGAGGATGGCACTAACCACTGGCCAGAAGGTCTGAAGTTTCTTATTGATTCAATCCACTCTAAAAATGTGGTTCTATGGGAAGTTGCACTTCACGTTTTCTGGCACTTTCCTGGGATTTTTGGGAACCGAGAGCGACACGATTTGGATATCATCAAACGGTTGTTGGACCAATGTATTCAAGATCAAGAACATCCAGCAATCAGGACTTTATCCGCTAGAGCTGCAGCTGCATTTGTACTTGCTAATGAGAATAATATTGGTCTTTTCAAAGACTTTGCAGACTTGCTTCCTGGAATCTTACAGGCTGTGAATGACTCATGCTACCAGGATGATGATTCAGTGCTAGAATCCCTTGTTGAGATTGCAGATACTGTACCTAAGTACTTGGGTCCTTATTTAGAAGATACTCTGCAGTTGAGTCTGAAGTTATGTGGAGACTCTAGGCTTAGTAATCTCCAACGACAGCTGGCTCTCGAAGTAATAGTGACCTTGTCTGAAACTGCAACTCCAATGttgaaaaaacatacaaatattattGCACAGGCAGTTCCTCATATATTAGCAATGATGGTTGATCTACAAGATGATGAGGACTGGGTAAATGCTGATGAAATGGAAGAAGATGATTTTGACAGCAATGCAGTTGCTGCTGAGAGTGCATTAGACAGACTGGCTTGTGGGCTTGGTGGAAAAGTTGTTTTACCAATGACCAAAGAGCATATCATGCAGATGCTTCAGAGCCCTGACTGGAAATACCGACATGCTGGATTAATGGCCTTATCTGCCATTGGAGAAGGATGCCATCAGCAAATGGAATCAATTCTAGATGAAACAGTTAACTccgttttgctttttcttcaggATCCTCATCCAAGGGTAAGGGCTGCAGCCTGTACTACACTTGGACAGATGGCTACAGATTTTGCACctaatttccaaaagaaattcCATGAAACAGTGATTGCAGCTTTGTTACGTACCATGGAAAATCAAGGTAATCAGCGTGTGCAATCACATGCAGCTTctgctcttattatttttattgaagacTGCCCCAAGTCATTGCTAGTTCTATATTTGGATAGTATGGTGAAAAGTCTGCATTCCATCTTGGTGATTAAACTTCAAGAGTTGATTCGGAATGGAACTAAGTTGGCCTTGGAACAACTTGTGACAACCATTGCATCAGTTGCAGAtacaatagaagaaaaatttgttccatattatgatatatttatgCCCTCACTGAAGCACATTGTTGAGCTTGCCGTTCAGAAGGAACTCAAGCTTCTGAGAGGAAAAACTATTGAGTGCATTAGCCATGTTGGTCTTGCTGTTGGGAAGGAAAAATTTATGCAAGATGCATCAAATGTGATGCAGCTATTGTTGAAGACACAATCAGACTTAAATAATATGGAAGATGATGACCCTCAGACTTCTTACATGGTTTCAGCATGGGCTAGAATGTGTAAAATTCTTGGAAAAGATTTTCAACAGTACCTTCCACTGGTTATTGAGCCTCTTATTAAGACTGCTTCAGCTAAACCTGATGTTGCTCTCTTAGACACACAAGATGTGGAGAATATGAGTGATGATGATGGCTGGCAATTTGTAAATCTTGGAGACCAGCAAAGTTTTGGAATTAAAACTTCAGGACTTGAAGCGAAAGCAACTGCCTGCCAGATGTTAGTTTACTACGCTAAGGAGTTAAGGGAAGGATTTGTGGAATATACAGAACAAGTTGTGAAGCTCATGGTTCCtttactgaaattttatttccatgacAATGTTCGAGTGGCAGCAGCAGAGTCCATGCCTTTTCTCTTGGAATGTGCAAAAATTCATGGCCCAGAGTATCTTGCACAGATGTGGCAATTCATATGTGATCCCTTAATCAAGGCTATTGGTACTGAACCGGATACAGATGTACTCTCAGAAATAATGAATTCTTTTGCAAAGTCCATTGAAGTAATGGGAGATGGTTGCCTTAATGATGAACACTTGGAAGAACTGGGAGGAATACTGAAAGCAAAACTTGAAGGGCACTTTAAAAACCAAGAATTGCGACAGGttaaaagacaggaagaaaactACGATCAACAGGTTGAGATGTCTCTGCAAGATGAGGATGAATGTGATGTTTATATTCTGACCAAAGTATCAGATATTTTGCACTCATTATTTAGTACttacaaggaaaaaattttacCATGGTTTGAACAGCTACTTCCATTAATTGTAAATCTAATTTGTTCAAGTAGGCCATGGCCAGATAGACAGTGGGGATTGTGCATATTTGATGACATCATAGAGCACTGCAGTCCAACCTCATTTAAATATGTAGAATATTTTCGGTGGCCAATGCTACTTAATATGCGAGATAACAACCCTGAAGTCAGGCAAGCTGCTGCTTATGGCCTGGGTGTTATGGCACAGTTTGGTGGAGATGATTATCGTTCTTTATGTTCAGAAGCTGTTCCATTGCTGGTAAAAGTTATTAAGTGTGCAaattccaaaaccaaaaaaaatgtcATTGCTACGGAGAACTGTATCTCAGCAATAGGGAAGATTTTGAAGTTTAAGCCTAACTGTGTAAATGTAGATGAAGTTCTTCCACACTGGCTATCGTGGCTTCCGCTGCATGAAGATAAAGAGGAAGCTATTCAGACTTTGAGTTTTCTCTGTGACTTAATTGAAAGTAACCACCCAGTTGTAATTGGTCCAAATAATTCCAATCTTCCCAAAATAATCAGTATAATTGcagaaggaaaaattaatgaGACTATTAATTATGAAGATCCTTGTGCCAAACGCCTAGCTAATGTTGTACGTCAGGTACAGACTTCTGAAGAATTATGGTTGGAATGCATATCCCAACTTGACGATGAACAGCAGGAAGCCTTACAGGAGTTGCTAAATTTTGCTTGA